Proteins from one Erythrolamprus reginae isolate rEryReg1 chromosome 6, rEryReg1.hap1, whole genome shotgun sequence genomic window:
- the GCAT gene encoding 2-amino-3-ketobutyrate coenzyme A ligase, mitochondrial: MWCRQFLWPPLVLGQRSPSRAQSALAQLKHLLEGELEGIRGAGTWKNERVITSKQGPHINVEGSRGDILNFCANNYLGLSSHPEVIRAGHDALEKYGAGLSSVRFICGTQNIHKDLEEKIARFHQREDAILYISCFDANAGIFEALLTPEDAILSDELNHASIIDGIRLCKANKYRYKHMDMQDLEVKLQEAQKCRLRMVATDGAFSMDGDIAPLKEICSLAQKYNAFVFVDECHATGFLGPNGRGTDELLGVMDQVTIINSTLGKALGGAAGGYTTGPKALVDLLRQRSRPYLFSNSLPPAVVGCASKALDLLMESNAIAQSMAAKTSQFRSKMEAAGFTISGNNHPICPVMLGDARLASVMADDILKKGIYVIGFSYPVVPKGKARIRVQISAVHSEADIDRCVEAFIEVGRKHGALP; the protein is encoded by the exons ATGTGGTGCAGGCAGTTCTTATGGCCGCCGCTCGTTCTGGGGCAACGGAGCCCTTCGCGGGCTCAGTCGGCTTTGGCCCAGCTCAAGCACCTGCTGGAGGGTGAGCTGGAGGGTATCCGAGGGGCCGGGACCTGGAAGAACGAGAGGGTGATAACCTCAAAGCAAGGCCCGCATATTAACGTGGAAGGCAGCCGAGGAG ATATCCTGAATTTCTGTGCCAACAATTACCTAGGACTATCTAGTCATCCAGAAGTCATCCGTGCTGGACATGATGCTCTGGAGAAGTACGGAGCTGGCCTCAGTTCTGTCCGCTTCATCTGTGGAACACAA aATATACATAAGGATCTGGAGGAGAAGATTGCACGTTTCCATCAAAGAGAAGATGCCATTCTTTACATCAGCTGCTTTGATGCCAATGCTGGGATCTTTGAG GCACTTCTGACACCTGAAGATGCAATACTGTCAGATGAACTAAACCATGCCTCCATAATTGATGGAATCCGTCTTTGTAAAGCCAATAAGTATCGTTACAAACACATGGATATGCAAGATCTGGAAGTCAAATTGCAGGAGGCACAG AAATGTCGTCTGCGGATGGTGGCTACAGATGGTGCTTTTTCCATGGATGGAGATATTGCCCCATTAAAGGAAATATGTAGCCTCGCTCAGAAATACAATGCCTTTGTTTTTGTCGATGAATGTCATGCCACTGGGTTTCTTGGGCCTAATGGCAG GGGCACCGATGAGCTTTTGGGAGTGATGGATCAAGTAACTATAATCAACTCAACACTTGGAAAAGCCCTTGGAGGAGCAGCAG GTGGCTATACAACTGGTCCTAAAGCCCTCGTAGATCTTCTGCGCCAACGTTCTCGCCCTTACCTCTTCTCCAACAGCTTGCCTCCTGCTGTTGTGGGCTGTGCCTCCAAAGCTCTGGACCTACTGATGGAGAGCAATGCCATTGCGCAATCCATGGCTGCCAAGACTTCACA GTTCCGAAGTAAGATGGAAGCAGCTGGATTTACAATTTCAGGCAATAATCATCCTATTTGCCCTGTGATGTTGGGTGATGCCCGGTTAGCTTCAGTGATGGCTGACGATATACTAAAAAAAG GCATTTATGTCATCGGCTTCAGCTATCCTGTGGTGCCCAAAGGCAAAGCCCGTATCCGAGTTCAAATCTCAGCTGTTCACAGCGAAGCGGATATTGATCGATGTGTGGAGGCCTTTATTGAAGTGGGGCGTAAACATGGCGCCTTGCCTTAA